Proteins encoded in a region of the Cytophagia bacterium CHB2 genome:
- a CDS encoding Asp-tRNA(Asn)/Glu-tRNA(Gln) amidotransferase subunit GatA has product MSHFANIRSTQEKLRRGEQTCAALVEAHLERIAAAAPLNAFITVLDQRARAQAMLD; this is encoded by the coding sequence ATGAGCCACTTCGCCAATATCCGCTCCACTCAGGAAAAATTACGTCGCGGTGAGCAAACCTGCGCCGCTTTAGTCGAAGCCCATCTGGAACGCATCGCAGCGGCTGCGCCGTTGAATGCCTTCATTACGGTTTTGGATCAGCGCGCGCGCGCGCAGGCGATGCTCGAC